TAAGTAAGAAAATTGTTCATTGTATATAAAGagttttcaatatttttttatactttgtttgattttttttatttaaatacacgaatttattagtactaaagTCTCTTATTGATACTGAGGTTTTGATTGTAACATTATATGATCATCATTGtgaaattggatttttattgggtagatttaaaaaaaaagggtgaATTTTGATCGAACTTTAATTTGTCTTATAAATGAATGAAAGTTGTATATTCatacataaaataacactGTTTGGTAgaatataatttcaactatatattataggtattatatatgtgttttgATGGTTAAATAAGGATTCAGATCAATAGATGATTATgtgaaatatcaaaaaaattcatagaGATTATTTTACCTTGTAGAATACATGTTATTTctacttatttttaaatttaggagataaataaaacatctaCGAGTTCAATTTGCCCTAATCTAAAGTAATCAAAGTTTGACTCGGGCTGCCTAACCCGTCAACAAGTCCACATTCTTCCCCTTATATAGCCGCTTCCCACATTTTTGCACTTCCATTTTCAATTTCGCAGTGAAAAAAAAACCTCAGATTTCAGCAGATTAAATCTCCGCCGCAGAAATGGCCGTCGATCTGCTCGGCTACCGCAATGCGTCTCCCGCCGGTTTGGAATCGCTGCAGCAACTAATCCGCGCTGCTCCGCACCAAAACCAGCCGTCGTTTTTCACGCTTCTGAGTTCGGAAAAGGCCGGTTCAGACCTGAACCGGACCGGTCACGCCCGGTTCAGGCGCGCTCTAGCTCCGGTTCAGGATTCCGAACCACAGACGCTGAACCTATTCGGCGATTCCCCCGCCGCCGCGGCTGCTCCGCCGCGGAAGCCTGACCTCTCCAAGGAGGCGATCGGCGACGACGTTCTGAGCCTGTCGACGTCGGGGAGCTCAATCGCGTCGATGATCACCGGCGAAGGCAGCGTCTCCAACGGTAAGAGCGCGCTCTCCGCCCCTAAACCGCCGCTCTCCGGGAAGAGATGCCGCGAACACGATAATTCCTCCGGCAAAACCACCAATCCTTCCCGCTGCCATTGCAAAAAGAGGTACGCTCATTGATTTCGAAGCGATTCGACAAATCCGGTTAATTTCGTGAGTTTCGATCTctgaattgaagaaattcatTGATTTTCAGGAAAAATAGGGTGAAGACGACAATTAGGGTTCCGGCAATCAGCTCAAAAGCCTCCGATATTCCGGCCGATGAGTATTCATGGAGGAAATACGGCCAGAAGCCGATCAAGGGCTCGCCATACCCACGGTAACTACCGTGCACCTTCactaattatcaaaattttaaaattcaatctCGTCCGTTTATTTTTTGATCTAGTGGTTGAGATTTGATTTCTAGTAAACGGCCAGTTTTTGCTAATCAAACTCTCTTTAAATATGATAGGGGGTACTACAAGTGCAGCACGGTGAAGGGCTGTCCGGCGAGGAAACACGTGGAAAGAGCGAGAGACGATCCTACGGCGGTGATCGTCACCTACGAGTGGGAGCACCGCCACACGCCCACCGCAAAGCAGGAGATTTCTGCTGCGGTGGAGAATGCAAAAGTGAATACTCATGCATTCACGAAATAATGTCACATATTGCTAATTTAGAAACTTCAGCAATCTAAAATGGCAATCGAGACTTTAAATTATGGACGGATTTGTTATTTCGAGGTTGTTCGATGGGTTGAtttaaagaaggaaatagagttagctatatatttataggggCTTTATTGTAAATTTGGGTAAGATAGGGGTGAAATATGCAAGAGAAGAAAGTAGAATATTTTCTTTGTAATTTCTATGTTGTTGGAGGTGTTGACTAATACCAATACTTTGCTGGGGGGTTTATTGTAAATTTGGGTAGGAGTAGGGGTAGAAtctgaaaaagaagaaagtggaATGTTTCAACTTTGATTTCTTAGTGGCTTGGATTCTTGTGTTGTTTTTGCGTTGGATTCTCAATCATAGAATAATAAGGATATTAAAGGGAAAAGTCAAAAAGTTGGAGGGCATCGAGGAAAAAGATGGTAAAGCTACGTGGCACATGATAATTATGTCGCTGTCTTTGACTAAAATCAACATGTATAATATAGTTTCTGAAATTATTACAAAACTAAAATAGCACCATTGACTGGTTCTGATTAGGGCAATGGAGCAGCGTGTTCATTTCACGCTCCAGCGTGCTCAACGACCCGCAATATCGTGCTTGAACGATAAAGTACATCGATACATGCTCAATAAGTGAATCTTACACACAACTGCGCATGCACTACTTAAGATTATATGTTCAACTTCGTTAGACCATCGAAGCATTTGAAAGGAAATAACTTAAACATAGTGCAATTGCTAAAATGTACTCCATTAAAGtctcaattttcatttaaagttttatgtacacaaatttcaaataaaacaattcgTTAGTTTTTAATAATCTTAAGGACTTGGCTGCAGCTCAACATATGTGGGAGACCTGTGAGTTTTGTCTTTTCAATGTTGGATGTTTGATTGCTGAGATTGAattgatttgaaattattcgaaattaaatttatcatatattATCTACGGATTAGTTATGTCACGATTCATGATGGACCAATACATGAAGAGCCAAAACTAATGTATGTGATAGAGTAGTAGTATCCCAACGTTAAATATTGAATCAAAGCTATCAAATTGAACTATACTCAACAGACTAAATCCtatctaatttattgaatttaatacATGAACCAATTAAATTCACCCTCATTTGGAAACATCATCTTCCTGCAGTTAGTCTATGTgacttttctattttgaggGACGGACAAACAAACTTGTGTTCAATTTTGTCTACTTTGAATTATTCAAcatcaatattatttcttgAAGTGTCAATTGAATAATGTTGACTGATCTCACTATCTGGGTAAATGCAGTTTGAATAATACGTTATTTGTTTGgataaaagaatttgagaTTGAATAAATAGGAGTCTATTTAAACTTACTATTCGTCAAAGAAAGAGACCTAAATCCCAAAATGtaaattattcaataaaatgatGGTTTATCCAAAATTAggattaaatcaataatgtAAATTCTATAATTGAAGTAGAATGAGATTATGAGGACAGAGTAAAGTCAGTAAACCATTCagataacattattttaatctatagcctataaataattactaatacGAGAGAGATTATTGTACTTACTAAATTGTCCCATTTCTAGCCcacgatttaaataatggaTTGGCCCAACAAATATAAGAGCTCGAAAAATGAAGCTTTTCTTCATCATAAACGAGAAATTAGAGGCTAAGaccatccgcaatggtcggctagcgaccggctagccgattcgtcgcgctagccGANNNNNNNNNNNNNNNNNNNNNNNNNNNNNNNNNNNNNNNNNNNNNNNNNNNNNNNNNNNNNNNNNNNNNNNNNNNNNNNNNNNNNNNNNNNNNNNNNNNNTATTACAGTAATCCGTTTCTTTATAGctgaggcaaaacttttcggcactgagttttaaaaatgaatgttaggtgtattaaataaatagataaaaaagtaagagagagaaaaatgtatagggaataaagtagaaagaataaagtaagagagagtaaaataagaaagagaaaaaagttagtaccatatatggaaatgactcaactatgaagaaacttctcgaaatgaaaaaatgactcaacgaagaaacggagggagtacattatttacGTGATTGtcaaataggagtaatattttttatttaattaaaatttataaaaatattcgTGTGATTTGTGAAGCAAAGAAGTAAAATGcgagtaaaaaaaatgtctgaacccaaaatataaatataaaattgacaaCCAAATTTACCTGTGATTTCCTTTGGACTTGAGCTAGCAAAATTTATCGGTTCCCGATTTAGGGTTCTTTCTCGTTTCTCTCACATCCTGATTTATCTCCCACTATCTGTAGGTTCCCACTCTGAATCATTGCGTTGTTGGTGCTGTTTGTTTATAACCTTTTGCCGTTGTCGAACTGATCTactttttggattttttataAATCGGCTTTTAGATcatcacacacacatatatgtatgtgtgctttgttgattattgatttgttGTTGTAAGTGTTGGATACTCCAACAGAGGGAAACGAGATTGGTTGgtgtataaattattgatttatatatgGTCGCTGGTTGTTGGGATTTTTGCATTTGTGCTTTTTTGTGGTTGAGATTTGGTGAATTTGGTCGCGGAAAAGAATGGAGGTTGATTTCTACAGCAATCCagattaatttcatttgatgTGATGTGTTGTAGCTATGAGCGAAGGAGAATAGGTTTAATTTAGTGTTTTTTCGTAACAACCAGCTGGATTGAGTTggttttgataaattttgggggaaatgaTGGATAAAGGCATTGAGCATTTGATATCTGCTAGGAAGCTGTTGAAGGAGAGCTTAGAGAAATCGAGAGCTTTAGGTTCGTCGTTGGAGAAGGTAGGGCCTAGATTAGACGAGATCAACCAAAGATTACCATCTATGGAAGTAGCAATTCGACCTATTCGTGCTGAGAGTGAGGCTCTGAGCTCTGTTGGTGGTCATATAAATAGAGCTGTAGTCCCTGCTGCAGCAGTTCTCAAGGTTTTTGATGCCATCCACGGCCTTGAGAAGTCGTTGTCCGACCCTCAGTCTAACTTGCCCGGGTACCTTAGCGTGCTCAAACGCCTTGAGGAGGCGTTGAGGTTTTTGGGGGAGAATTGTGGCATGGCTATCCAGTGGCTGGGTGATATTGTGCAGTATTTGGAGGATCATAAGGTGGCGGACACACGGTTCATCTCAGGATTAAAGAAGGCTTTGAAGAATATCCGGGAATTGGAGACTGCTGAGGAGAAGGGCCATCTTGATGGTGGGTTGCTTGATGTTGCTTTGGATAGACTGGAAAGTGAGCTCCAGCGGCTGCTAACTGAGAATAGTGTCCCGTTGCCTATGTCCTCACCGGCCTTGCCTGGCGAACAGGCCAGCATTGCCCCTTCACCTTTGCCCGTGGCCGTGATTCAGAAGTTGCATGCTATATTAGGGAGGTTAGCTGTGAATGACAGGCTTGAGAAGTGTATATCCATCTACGTGGAGGTCAGGAGCTCGAATGTTAGAGCAAGTTTACGAGCTCTCAATCTGGATTATCTTGAAATATCGGTGTCTGAGTTCAATAATGTCGCGAGCATAGAGGGTTATATTGCTCAATGGGGCAAGCATTTGGAGTTTGCCATGAAGCACCTCTTTGAGGCCGAATACAAGCTCTGCCACGATGTGTTTGATCGGATGGGACCAGACGTGTCCAAGAGCTGCTTCCCTAAGATAGCTGCGCAGGCGGGGATTCTCGCTTTCTTGCAGTTTGGCAGAACAGTGACTGAGAGTAAGAAGGATCCCATCAAGCTGTTGAAGCTTTTAGATATATTTGCATCACTAAATAAACTTAGGTTGGATTTCAACCGGCTTTTCGGTGGAGCTGCCTGTGCTGAGATACAGAACATGACTAGGGATCTGATCAAGAGAGTGATCGAAGGCTCATGTGAGATTTTCTGGGAGCTTTTAGTCCAGGTCGAGCTGCAACGACAAACCCCGCCTCCTGCAGATTGCAGCATCCCAAGAGTAGTCACCTTCATCACTGATTATTGTAACAAACTCCTTGGCGATGAGTATAAGCCGATCCTCACTCAAGTTTTAGTCATCGAGAGAAGCTGGAAGCACGAAAGTTTCCAAGAGCGGATCCTCATCACCGAGCTTCTGAATCTAGTCAAAGCCATCGAGCTCAACTTGGAGGCGTGGTCAAAGGGCTATGAAGACGCAGTCCCTTCATATGTGTTCTTGATGAACAACCATTCACATCTGTACAAGTATCTAAAAGGGACGAAGCTAGGAGGCATTGTGGGAGAGCCTTGGTTGAGCGAACACGACCAGTACAAGGAGTATTACTCCGCTATATTTCTCAGAGAGAGCTGGGGCAAGCTTCCCACACATTTAAGCAGGGAGGGTCTGATCTTGTTCTCAGGGGGGCGTGCCACAGCTCGTAATCTGGTGAAAGAGCGTCTGAAGGAATTCAACGAAGCCTTTGATGACATGTATGCAAAGCAGTCGAAATGGGTTATTCCTGACAAGGATCTCCGCGAGAAAACATGTCAGGCCATAGTTCAAGCCATTGTGCCTGTTTATCGCAGCTATATGCAGAACTATGGACCATTGGTTGAGCAAGACCCTAGCACGAGTAAATACGCCAAGTACACGGCTCAGTCTCTGGAGAAGATGCTTCTCTCCCTTTTCCTTCCCAAGCTGCCCAAGCAAGTGAGTTTTCAGATGAAGCAGGCAAGTGGGAAGTTCAGCAACGGGGCAGCGGATCAGTATCAGACGCCTCCAACGGTTAAATGATCAAACGCGCTGTGCAGATAGAGAATTTGACTTTGTAGACGCGCTATTTAAGGTCCTCTCTTGTTGCTCATTTATTTCTCCTGTGTATTCACTCTACACAAATACTGCCTGTACAATTACTTGAGGTAAGTAGATATCTCCAGCAgcattggaaaaaaaaagtaaaagaatttAGGAGTTACACCTTGTTGAAAGCTAGAACTGCAAGAATTTAGAAGCATGATTTGAATGTCAATTGTATTATGAATAAATGGTCCACTTTTTGTGTGATGATAAAACTGGCGTCTTGTATGTCTGATACATATTTTTACAGCCTTCGGTTACCTGTTCTTGGCATTTGTTTGATTATGGTTTTTAGATCATCactttgtattttatttgtggAACTATTCTTATTTTGGTCTCTACTACATTGACATCTTTGTTGTTGATGCTcatttaatgtattaaatgACACCATCAATATAGGAATTGTTGTAAATTACAAAACAAGATATCAATAGATCATTTTCTGCTTCAGGTAGTGTGTAGGTTTGTGGTTTAATTTATTGACCACCAGCGCGCCTCCACTGCAGATGTTGATCTAGAAATAACTGATGGGGATAAACTATCAATTTATATCTATCTATGAgatgaattatatttacagATGGTAACATTTTAGCTGGAGTTTGAGCTATCTTGTCATTCTATCGATGAGACGAATCAGGAATTGACAGGAGCTAATAGTCTTGATGATGAACTAGTTATCTACCATGATATGAACTAAAAGACCGAAATATATCAAGTAAGGATCACCTTTTACAGTTTTAGTGGTGTTTGATACTAATAACTTGTAAAAGATAaagatcaaattaaaaaaagcaaCAGTCAGCATAAAACACAATATGTTCCACTTGCATCAGTATATATCAATCATCCTTGAGTGGTTTGTCATTTATCCTGCGACGAGATGACAGATTCAAACGCTCCAGCAAGCGCCCTCACTTTGTTTGCCTTATTCTCACGAAGCTTGTTTGCTGTCTCCTCGATTACATCGTTGGAAACTGGTGAGTCATACTTCCCATGTGTTTTATCTTGCTGCCTCTGAGTAGCTGAGTTTTCTTGCTTCGTTTCAACTGCTGGCTCGGTTTCCTTAGACTCAACTGCAACCGCTGCTTGCTCCTCTGGTGCTACTTTGACCTCTTTCTCTTT
The nucleotide sequence above comes from Salvia hispanica cultivar TCC Black 2014 chromosome 5, UniMelb_Shisp_WGS_1.0, whole genome shotgun sequence. Encoded proteins:
- the LOC125187336 gene encoding probable WRKY transcription factor 17, which gives rise to MAVDLLGYRNASPAGLESLQQLIRAAPHQNQPSFFTLLSSEKAGSDLNRTGHARFRRALAPVQDSEPQTLNLFGDSPAAAAAPPRKPDLSKEAIGDDVLSLSTSGSSIASMITGEGSVSNGKSALSAPKPPLSGKRCREHDNSSGKTTNPSRCHCKKRKNRVKTTIRVPAISSKASDIPADEYSWRKYGQKPIKGSPYPRGYYKCSTVKGCPARKHVERARDDPTAVIVTYEWEHRHTPTAKQEISAAVENAKVNTHAFTK
- the LOC125186967 gene encoding exocyst complex component EXO70A1, whose amino-acid sequence is MMDKGIEHLISARKLLKESLEKSRALGSSLEKVGPRLDEINQRLPSMEVAIRPIRAESEALSSVGGHINRAVVPAAAVLKVFDAIHGLEKSLSDPQSNLPGYLSVLKRLEEALRFLGENCGMAIQWLGDIVQYLEDHKVADTRFISGLKKALKNIRELETAEEKGHLDGGLLDVALDRLESELQRLLTENSVPLPMSSPALPGEQASIAPSPLPVAVIQKLHAILGRLAVNDRLEKCISIYVEVRSSNVRASLRALNLDYLEISVSEFNNVASIEGYIAQWGKHLEFAMKHLFEAEYKLCHDVFDRMGPDVSKSCFPKIAAQAGILAFLQFGRTVTESKKDPIKLLKLLDIFASLNKLRLDFNRLFGGAACAEIQNMTRDLIKRVIEGSCEIFWELLVQVELQRQTPPPADCSIPRVVTFITDYCNKLLGDEYKPILTQVLVIERSWKHESFQERILITELLNLVKAIELNLEAWSKGYEDAVPSYVFLMNNHSHLYKYLKGTKLGGIVGEPWLSEHDQYKEYYSAIFLRESWGKLPTHLSREGLILFSGGRATARNLVKERLKEFNEAFDDMYAKQSKWVIPDKDLREKTCQAIVQAIVPVYRSYMQNYGPLVEQDPSTSKYAKYTAQSLEKMLLSLFLPKLPKQVSFQMKQASGKFSNGAADQYQTPPTVK